Proteins encoded in a region of the Deltaproteobacteria bacterium genome:
- a CDS encoding dihydroorotase, producing the protein MLLIKGGRVIDPASGRDEIGHLVLEDGKVREFLTGEPPARFQGRVISAEGKWVVPGLIDMHVHLRDPGYEWKEDIVTGTRAAAAGGFTSVVCMANTKPVNDSPEVTRHIIEKARREGCANVFPVAAVTRGLEGKEMADFSELADAGAVAFSDDGKPVENSLLLRRAMEYVRPFGYRILSHAEDSVLAGDGAAHEGWTARKLGIPGIPSAAEEVAIARDILIARQVGGKLHIQHISTRMGVDLLRMARRAGLDVTGETAPQYFTLTDAALEGYDTNAKMNPPLRGEDDRMAILEGIQDGTIDAIACD; encoded by the coding sequence ATGTTGCTCATTAAGGGGGGGAGGGTGATCGACCCGGCGTCCGGTCGGGACGAAATCGGTCACCTGGTACTGGAGGACGGGAAGGTCCGCGAGTTCCTGACGGGCGAACCCCCCGCGCGGTTCCAGGGGAGGGTGATCTCCGCGGAGGGGAAGTGGGTCGTGCCCGGCCTGATCGACATGCACGTTCACCTGCGTGACCCGGGATACGAGTGGAAAGAGGACATCGTCACCGGGACACGCGCGGCCGCCGCCGGCGGCTTCACGTCGGTCGTCTGCATGGCCAACACGAAACCGGTCAACGATTCCCCGGAGGTCACCCGGCACATCATCGAGAAAGCGCGTCGGGAAGGATGCGCCAACGTCTTCCCCGTGGCCGCGGTGACCCGCGGGCTCGAAGGGAAGGAGATGGCGGACTTCTCCGAACTGGCCGACGCCGGAGCGGTGGCGTTTTCGGACGACGGGAAACCGGTGGAGAACTCCCTCCTGCTTCGGCGCGCGATGGAGTACGTCCGTCCCTTCGGATATCGCATCCTCTCCCACGCGGAGGATTCCGTCCTGGCCGGCGACGGGGCCGCGCACGAGGGGTGGACCGCCCGGAAGCTCGGGATCCCCGGCATCCCTTCCGCCGCGGAGGAGGTCGCCATCGCCCGGGACATCCTGATCGCCCGGCAGGTGGGGGGGAAGCTGCACATCCAGCACATCAGCACCCGGATGGGAGTGGACCTCCTCCGGATGGCCCGTCGCGCCGGCTTGGACGTCACGGGCGAGACGGCTCCCCAATACTTCACCCTGACCGACGCGGCGCTCGAAGGGTACGACACGAACGCGAAGATGAACCCGCCGCTGCGCGGCGAGGACGACCGGATGGCGATCCTCGAAGGGATCCAGGACGGCACGATCGACGCGATCGCCTGCGACCA
- a CDS encoding aspartate carbamoyltransferase catalytic subunit → MEWHRRHVLGLSDFHPEEMEFVIDTARSMEEVLTRDIKKVPALRGKTVVNLFYEASTRTRTSFEMAGKRLSADVVNFTSGTSSVTKGETLLDTARNIEAMKPNILVVRHSASGAALFLSRHVSCSIINAGDGANEHPSQGLLDLYTILKVKGKIAGLKIAIVGDILHSRVVRSDLHSLGRMGAKLWLCGPATLVPREMERTGAVVTSDIREAVRGADVIIMLRIQLERQKTAYFPSLREYSRRFGLNREVFSLAKDDAVIMHPGPINRGVELSDELADCERSLVLRQVESGVAVRMALLYLLAGGSHVAH, encoded by the coding sequence ATGGAATGGCATCGCCGGCACGTCCTCGGGCTGTCCGACTTCCATCCGGAAGAGATGGAGTTCGTCATCGACACCGCGCGGTCGATGGAGGAGGTGCTCACGCGCGACATCAAGAAGGTCCCCGCGCTGCGCGGGAAGACCGTGGTGAACCTCTTCTACGAGGCCAGTACGCGGACCCGCACCTCCTTCGAGATGGCCGGAAAGCGCCTCTCCGCCGACGTGGTGAACTTCACCTCGGGCACCTCGAGCGTCACGAAGGGGGAGACGCTCCTCGACACGGCCCGGAACATCGAGGCGATGAAGCCCAACATCCTCGTGGTCCGGCACTCCGCGTCCGGTGCGGCCCTTTTCCTGTCCCGCCACGTCTCCTGCTCGATCATCAACGCGGGGGACGGCGCGAACGAACACCCTTCCCAGGGCCTGCTCGATCTCTACACGATCCTGAAAGTGAAGGGGAAGATCGCCGGCCTCAAGATCGCCATCGTGGGGGATATCCTGCACAGCCGGGTCGTCCGGTCGGACCTCCACTCCCTCGGGAGAATGGGCGCGAAACTGTGGCTGTGCGGACCGGCGACCCTCGTTCCCCGGGAGATGGAGCGGACCGGGGCGGTCGTGACGAGCGACATTCGCGAAGCGGTCCGGGGAGCCGACGTCATCATCATGCTAAGGATTCAGCTTGAGAGGCAAAAAACAGCATATTTTCCATCACTAAGGGAGTATTCCAGAAGGTTCGGCTTGAACCGCGAAGTCTTCTCCCTCGCGAAGGATGACGCGGTGATCATGCATCCGGGACCGATCAACCGGGGTGTGGAGCTGTCCGACGAACTGGCCGACTGCGAACGGTCCCTGGTGCTGCGGCAGGTCGAGTCCGGTGTAGCCGTTCGGATGGCGCTTCTCTACCTGCTCGCTGGAGGTTCCCATGTTGCTCATTAA
- the pyrR gene encoding bifunctional pyr operon transcriptional regulator/uracil phosphoribosyltransferase PyrR: MKKTGMKTLLDGKGVERVLSRLTHEIIEKNKGAGQIVLVGIASGGIPLSEVIRRKIQVIEGVDVPTGFVDITFYRDDLARAGYQARMKRTEIPFSIDDKKVILVDDVLYTGRTIRAAMDALIDFGRPRNIQLAVLIDRGHRELPIRADFVGRNVPTSRSETVQVRVEGTPEEWTVLLKEDPPGKGE, from the coding sequence ATGAAGAAAACCGGCATGAAGACCCTCCTGGACGGCAAGGGCGTGGAGCGCGTCCTCTCCCGCCTGACGCACGAGATCATCGAAAAGAACAAGGGGGCGGGGCAGATCGTCCTCGTCGGGATCGCCTCGGGGGGGATCCCCCTTTCCGAGGTGATCCGCCGGAAGATCCAGGTGATCGAAGGGGTCGACGTCCCCACGGGGTTTGTCGACATCACCTTCTACCGGGACGACCTGGCCCGCGCGGGATACCAGGCGCGCATGAAGCGAACGGAGATCCCGTTCTCCATCGACGACAAGAAGGTGATCCTGGTCGACGACGTCCTCTACACGGGCAGGACGATCCGGGCGGCCATGGACGCGCTGATCGACTTCGGTCGCCCGCGGAACATCCAGTTGGCGGTCCTCATCGACCGGGGGCACCGGGAGCTCCCCATCCGCGCCGACTTCGTGGGGCGGAACGTCCCCACGTCCCGGTCGGAGACCGTCCAGGTGCGGGTCGAGGGGACACCGGAGGAATGGACGGTCCTCTTGAAGGAAGATCCGCCAGGGAAGGGGGAATAG
- the lepB gene encoding signal peptidase I: MMSELGIHAAGSKKGKAREYAEAFAVALVIALIVRTLLLQAFKIPSGSMENTLLVGDHIFVNKFIYGYHVPYTKGRILAFSTPKRGDIVVFVFPEDPSKDFIKRVVGTPGDVVEVRQKTVYINGAPLAEEYTRYADGKSIEGFIRGRDNMPTARVPAGKLFMMGDNRDRSYDSRFWGFVDMDAVIGKALFIYFSIDWNRGVGWTDVGRYPELVRWDRIGRVLR; encoded by the coding sequence ATGATGTCGGAACTTGGGATTCACGCGGCGGGGTCGAAGAAGGGGAAGGCACGGGAGTACGCCGAGGCGTTCGCCGTCGCCCTGGTCATCGCGCTGATCGTCCGCACCCTCCTCCTGCAGGCGTTCAAGATCCCGTCGGGCTCCATGGAGAACACGCTCCTGGTCGGGGACCACATCTTCGTCAACAAGTTCATCTACGGGTACCACGTTCCGTATACGAAGGGACGGATCCTCGCCTTCTCCACGCCGAAGCGGGGCGACATCGTCGTCTTCGTCTTTCCCGAGGACCCGAGCAAGGATTTCATCAAGCGTGTCGTCGGGACTCCGGGGGACGTCGTCGAGGTTCGGCAGAAGACGGTCTACATCAACGGGGCCCCTCTTGCGGAGGAGTACACGCGGTACGCGGACGGTAAAAGCATCGAAGGTTTCATTCGCGGCAGGGACAACATGCCCACTGCGCGGGTGCCCGCCGGGAAACTCTTCATGATGGGGGATAATCGCGACCGGTCGTACGACTCCCGCTTCTGGGGGTTCGTCGACATGGACGCCGTCATCGGCAAGGCGCTGTTCATCTACTTTTCCATCGACTGGAATCGCGGCGTCGGATGGACGGACGTCGGGCGCTACCCCGAGCTCGTCCGCTGGGATCGGATCGGACGCGTCCTGCGCTAA